One region of Amphiprion ocellaris isolate individual 3 ecotype Okinawa chromosome 9, ASM2253959v1, whole genome shotgun sequence genomic DNA includes:
- the gnrhr1 gene encoding gonadotropin releasing hormone receptor 1: MAGNWSVLRLSSLAPPTSAVIPPSPNTSQYPPLSDWETPSFTRAAQFRVGATLVLFLFAACSNLALLVSVWRGRGRRLASHLRPLMLSLASADLMMTFVVMPLDAVWNVTVQWYGGDALCKLLCFLKLFAMHASAFILVVISLDRQHAILHPLDALSAHRRNRRMLLLAWGLSLLLASPQLFIFRTISVDSVNFTQCASHGSFRHRWQETVYNMFHFITLYVVPLLVMSCCYSRILLHIHQQHLRNKAGESHLRRSGTDMIPKARMKTLKMTVVIVLSFVVCWTPYYLLGIWYWFQPDMLQVTPEYVHHALFVFGNLNTCCDPVIYGFYTPSFRADLAACCHRRPRSDTSPRSVDRPSARQSPHSGERQAAAD, from the exons ATGGCAGGGAACTGGTCCGTCCTGAGGCTGTCATCGCTGGCTCCACCCACCAGCGCTGTGATCCCGCCCTCTCCCAACACCTCCCAGTACCCCCCCCTCTCAGACTGGGAGACTCCCAGCTTTACCCGAGCCGCTCAGTTTAGGGTCGGAGCCACCTTAGTCCTCTTCCTGTTCGCCGCCTGCAGTAACCTCGCCCTATTGGTCAGCGTGTGGCGTGGGCGTGGCCGGCGGCTGGCGTCTCACCTGCGGCCGCTGATGCTGAGCCTGGCGTCGGCCGACCTGATGATGACGTTCGTGGTGATGCCGCTGGACGCAGTGTGGAACGTGACGGTTCAGTGGTATGGTGGTGACGCACTCTGCAAGCTGCTCTGCTTCCTGAAGCTGTTCGCCATGCACGCCTCCGCCTTCATCCTCGTCGTCATCAGCCTCGACCGCCAGCACGCCATCCTGCACCCGCTGGATGCTCTGAGCGCGCACCGCAGGAACAGACGCATGCTGCTGCTCGCCTGGGGCCTCAGCCTGCTGCTCGCATCACCACAG CTCTTCATCTTCAGGACCATCTCCGTGGACTCGGTAAACTTCACTCAGTGTGCGTCTCACGGCAGCTTCAGGCATCGTTGGCAGGAAACCGTCTACAACATGTTTCACTTCATCACGCTGTACGTTGTCCCCCTGCTGGTGATGAGCTGCTGCTACAGCCGCATCCTGCTGCACATCCACCAGCAGCACTTGAGGAACAAAG CAGGTGAGTCTCACCTGCGTCGCAGTGGCACCGACATGATCCCAAAGGCGCGGATGAAGACGCTGAAGATGACGGTGGTGATCGTGCTGTCCTTTGTGGTGTGCTGGACGCCATACTACCTGCTGGGGATCTGGTACTGGTTCCAGCCCGACATGCTTCAAGTCACACCTGAGTACGTGCATCACGCCCTTTTCGTGTTCGGGAACCTGAACACCTGCTGCGACCCTGTCATCTACGGCTTCTACACGCCGTCCTTCAGGGCCGACCTCGCTGCCTGCTGCCACCGCCGGCCGAGGAGCGACACCTCGCCGCGATCCGTGGACCGACCGTCCGCCAGGCAGAGCCCTCACAGCGGCGAGCGGCAGGCTGCAGCAGACTGA
- the LOC111587981 gene encoding tetratricopeptide repeat protein 24 isoform X2, whose translation MKDIEELTSAGHKALQEGRLEDALRCFKDALKAATQLQDSRVLRACSFNLGAAYVEAGQPKKGLDLLRQAQPGPKADRLPDLQFNLGLAHNALGQSLEAATFFLQAAQLYRSQGDGRSEGDACVELSHCYSRTQDWSQAVQGFLRAAESYKMAAMLDSAATALKEAGSHMIQSDEFSQDDISAMLTECLSLTNSISDQRILGELYLSVGVSYCRLRCFQEGVQCFQLALGPAAQCPPLLASVLHNLGAALNSMGQFSPAVGYHRLAAGLYGSLGCRGDQARCFTNLAFACSQLGDEEEAVESFILALQGFRDTEDHLAQVQVCESLAECYLKQRKQQRAVQLYKQALSTLSHCQDSGGVQDRLVERLTAVLKMSVGLQRPVRPRPLRPHPQSSPVGQNVRKGDITHSPGTAANQQSDEQRGEGSGRQGAGGKSIDTPEYMSVASGQNSSNQSDQLQHKESLPPDTPGELWSDRGNSHFDSDTSLVQQAEATPNSSRDVREATPLLSRWKSRFCLLM comes from the exons ATGAAGGACATCGAGGAGTTAACATCTGCTGGACACAAAGCTCTGCAGGAGGGACGGCTAGAGGATGCTCTGAGATGCTTCAAGGACGCACTGAAGGCTGCCACACAG CTGCAGGATTCCCGGGTTCTGCGGGCCTGTTCCTTTAACCTTGGAGCGGCTTACGTGGAGGCAGGCCAACCTAAGAAAGGTCTTGACCTCCTGCGGCAGGCTCAGCCTGGTCCAAAGGCAGACCGCCTCCCAGATCTCCAGTTCAACCTGGGCCTGGCCCACAATGCGCTGGGACAGAGCTTAGAGGCCGCCACATTCTTCCTGCAGGCTGCTCAGCTGTACCGGTCGCAGGGAGACGGACGCAGTGAAGGAGACGCCTGTGTGGAGCTGAGCCACTGCTACAGCAGAACCCAG GACTGGTCTCAGGCGGTTCAGGGCTTCTTGCGGGCTGCAGAGAGTTACAAAATGGCGGCCATGTTAGATTCTGCAGCCACAGCACTGAAAGAAGCAGGAAGTCACATGATCCAATCAGATGAATTCAGCCAGGATGACATCAGTGCCATGTTGACAGAGTGTTTGAGTCTGACCAACAGCATCAGTGACCAGAGGATCCTTG GTGAGCTGTACCTCTCAGTGGGCGTGTCCTACTGCCGGCTCAGGTGTTTTCAGGAGGGGGTGCAGTGTTTCCAGCTGGCTCTGGGTCCCGCTGCTCAGTGCCCCCCCCTGCTGGCCAGCGTGCTGCACAACCTAGGAGCCGCCCTCAACTCTATGGGCCAGTTCAGCCCTGCAGTGGGCTACCACAGGCTGGCTGCAGGCCTGTATG GCTCTCTGGGTTGCCGTGGTGACCAGGCTCGATGTTTTACAAACTTGGCGTTTGCCTGCAGTCAGCTGGGTGATGAAGAGGAGGCAGTGGAGAGCTTCATCCTTGCTCTGCAGGGCTTCAGAGACACAG AGGATCACCTGGCTCAGGTTCAGGTGTGTGAATCACTGGCTGAATGTTACCTGaagcagaggaagcagcagagagctGTCCAGCTCTACAAACAGGCTCTGAGCACGCTCTCTCACTGCCAg GACAGTGGTGGTGTTCAGGACCGACTGGTGGAGCGACTGACTGCAGTTCTGAAGATGAGTGTTGGGCTGCAG agGCCAGTCAGGCCACGCCCACTCAGACCACACCCACAAAGTTCACCTGTTGGACAGAATGTCAG AAAGGGTGACATCACACACAGTCCAGGcacagcagccaatcagcagtCAGATGAGCAGAGAGGGGAGGGGTCAG GTAGGCAGGGTGCAGGGGGCAAAAGCATTGATACCCCTGAATACATGAGTGTAGCATCTGGACAgaacag TTCAAACCAGTCAGACCAGCTGCAGCACAAGGAATCACTACCGCCAGATACACCTG gtgaGCTGTGGTCGGACAGAGGGAACTCTCACTTTGACAG tGACACTTCATTGGTTCAGCAGGCCGAGGCCACACCCAACAGCTCAAGGGATGTCAGAGAGGCCACACCCCTTTTGTCCAGGTGGAAGTCTCGGTTCTGTTTGCTGATGTAA
- the LOC111587981 gene encoding tetratricopeptide repeat protein 24 isoform X1, with product MTTLSPTDEEEVTVRRKRQELRKMKDIEELTSAGHKALQEGRLEDALRCFKDALKAATQLQDSRVLRACSFNLGAAYVEAGQPKKGLDLLRQAQPGPKADRLPDLQFNLGLAHNALGQSLEAATFFLQAAQLYRSQGDGRSEGDACVELSHCYSRTQDWSQAVQGFLRAAESYKMAAMLDSAATALKEAGSHMIQSDEFSQDDISAMLTECLSLTNSISDQRILGELYLSVGVSYCRLRCFQEGVQCFQLALGPAAQCPPLLASVLHNLGAALNSMGQFSPAVGYHRLAAGLYGSLGCRGDQARCFTNLAFACSQLGDEEEAVESFILALQGFRDTEDHLAQVQVCESLAECYLKQRKQQRAVQLYKQALSTLSHCQDSGGVQDRLVERLTAVLKMSVGLQRPVRPRPLRPHPQSSPVGQNVRKGDITHSPGTAANQQSDEQRGEGSGRQGAGGKSIDTPEYMSVASGQNSSNQSDQLQHKESLPPDTPGELWSDRGNSHFDSDTSLVQQAEATPNSSRDVREATPLLSRWKSRFCLLM from the exons atgaCCACTCTGTCTCCTACAGATGAGGAAGAGGTGACGGTGAGGAGGAAGAGACAGGAGCTGAGGAAGATGAAGGACATCGAGGAGTTAACATCTGCTGGACACAAAGCTCTGCAGGAGGGACGGCTAGAGGATGCTCTGAGATGCTTCAAGGACGCACTGAAGGCTGCCACACAG CTGCAGGATTCCCGGGTTCTGCGGGCCTGTTCCTTTAACCTTGGAGCGGCTTACGTGGAGGCAGGCCAACCTAAGAAAGGTCTTGACCTCCTGCGGCAGGCTCAGCCTGGTCCAAAGGCAGACCGCCTCCCAGATCTCCAGTTCAACCTGGGCCTGGCCCACAATGCGCTGGGACAGAGCTTAGAGGCCGCCACATTCTTCCTGCAGGCTGCTCAGCTGTACCGGTCGCAGGGAGACGGACGCAGTGAAGGAGACGCCTGTGTGGAGCTGAGCCACTGCTACAGCAGAACCCAG GACTGGTCTCAGGCGGTTCAGGGCTTCTTGCGGGCTGCAGAGAGTTACAAAATGGCGGCCATGTTAGATTCTGCAGCCACAGCACTGAAAGAAGCAGGAAGTCACATGATCCAATCAGATGAATTCAGCCAGGATGACATCAGTGCCATGTTGACAGAGTGTTTGAGTCTGACCAACAGCATCAGTGACCAGAGGATCCTTG GTGAGCTGTACCTCTCAGTGGGCGTGTCCTACTGCCGGCTCAGGTGTTTTCAGGAGGGGGTGCAGTGTTTCCAGCTGGCTCTGGGTCCCGCTGCTCAGTGCCCCCCCCTGCTGGCCAGCGTGCTGCACAACCTAGGAGCCGCCCTCAACTCTATGGGCCAGTTCAGCCCTGCAGTGGGCTACCACAGGCTGGCTGCAGGCCTGTATG GCTCTCTGGGTTGCCGTGGTGACCAGGCTCGATGTTTTACAAACTTGGCGTTTGCCTGCAGTCAGCTGGGTGATGAAGAGGAGGCAGTGGAGAGCTTCATCCTTGCTCTGCAGGGCTTCAGAGACACAG AGGATCACCTGGCTCAGGTTCAGGTGTGTGAATCACTGGCTGAATGTTACCTGaagcagaggaagcagcagagagctGTCCAGCTCTACAAACAGGCTCTGAGCACGCTCTCTCACTGCCAg GACAGTGGTGGTGTTCAGGACCGACTGGTGGAGCGACTGACTGCAGTTCTGAAGATGAGTGTTGGGCTGCAG agGCCAGTCAGGCCACGCCCACTCAGACCACACCCACAAAGTTCACCTGTTGGACAGAATGTCAG AAAGGGTGACATCACACACAGTCCAGGcacagcagccaatcagcagtCAGATGAGCAGAGAGGGGAGGGGTCAG GTAGGCAGGGTGCAGGGGGCAAAAGCATTGATACCCCTGAATACATGAGTGTAGCATCTGGACAgaacag TTCAAACCAGTCAGACCAGCTGCAGCACAAGGAATCACTACCGCCAGATACACCTG gtgaGCTGTGGTCGGACAGAGGGAACTCTCACTTTGACAG tGACACTTCATTGGTTCAGCAGGCCGAGGCCACACCCAACAGCTCAAGGGATGTCAGAGAGGCCACACCCCTTTTGTCCAGGTGGAAGTCTCGGTTCTGTTTGCTGATGTAA